In Mycobacterium sp. Aquia_213, the sequence GGCAACGAAAACTTGGCGCTCCCGCAGGTCAATGCGACCCGATTGCCGTCGACGTAAAAGTCGATCGGCTTGTCCGGCAACGCCCGGGTGATGTCGGACAGCAGTCGTCCTGATACCAAAACGCTTCCGGGAGAAGCGATTTCGGCTGCAATCTGTGCCTCGGCCGAAACCTCGTAATCGAATCCCGAGATCGTCAGACCCTCATCCGAGCCGGTCAACAACACCCCGGACAACACGGGTACCGCCGGACGGCTGGGCAGATTCTTTGCAACCCACGACACGGCGTCGGCGAAAGACTCTCGGACCAGGCGAAACTTCAGATCGGTGAGACCAGCATTTGTCGTCGCCACGTCCATAGCGTCCCTTCACCTACCAAAGTGCGAAAATCCGGCAGCTAGCTTCCAGCCCCGCTCGCTTGGGGCCCCGCCACGAACGCCGTTGGCGGTAACACGCCAGGACGTCCACAACGGGAGTCGAATCACAACCGTAGAGCTTCTGCGTCCATCTTGAAAGCTAATCGCAAAGGCCGACAAGCCCCGTGGATGAGAGGTTCGCGGGTGCTGTGTAGCGACGTGTCCCCAAAGCTGTTCTTCAAAGAAGAAACTACGGAGAGATCTCAGTACCAGTATTAAGGGCTGTGCATTCTGGGGACAGCTCCGTCTCGGTGCAGCTAGCGCGGCGATCGGCTTGTGGATGACAGGGTTGGTAACTGTGCAGGTGATGTTGGGCGGTTGGGGATCGGCGAGCGGTGTGCACTTCAGGTCCGAGTGCTGCACTGTCATTTGGCACGTTTGTACACAATGCTGCGCACACCGTTGGGGTGTGGCTGGAGTTACAGACGTGCGGGAAGTTTTTTGAAAAAGTTTGGCGCGCGGTGGCCGAAATCAGCGCTTGGAGCGCTGACGGATGCGAGTGGTGAGTTCTTTGACGTGATCGAAGACCTCACGCCGTTCGGCCATCTCGGACAAGATCTTTCGTTGCGCATACATGACCGTGGTGTGGTCGCGGCCGAACGCCTGGCCGATCTTGGGTAGTGATAGATCGGTGAGTTCGCGGCACAGATACATCGCGATCTGGCGTGACTGAGCCAGTGCTCGGGTCTTGCCGGGTCCGCGCAACTCCTCGACGGTGGTGTCGAAGTATTCGGCGGTGGCGGCCATGATGGTCGCCGCGCTGATTTGCATGGTGCTGGCATCTGCGATCAGGTCGCGCAGCACGATCTCGGCCAATGACTTGTCGATCGGCGTCTTGTTCAGCGAGGCGAACGCGGTGACGCGGATCAGCGCTCCCTCGAGCTCGCGGATGTTGCGCTCGATGCTGCTGGCGATGAGCTCGAGCACATCGTCGGGTACCGCGAGTCGTTCCATCTGTGCCTTCTTGCGCAGAATCGCGATGCGGGTTTCCAGTTCGGGTGGTTGGACGTCGGTGATCAGGCCCCACTCGAACCGTGTTCGCAGCCGGTCTTCCAGGGTGGCGAGTTGTTTGGGCGGGCGGTCCGACGAGATGACGATCTGCTTGTTGGCGTTGTGCAACGTGTTGAAGGTGTGGAAGAACTCTTCCTGGATACCTTCCTTGCCCTCGATGAACTGAATGTCATCGACCAGCAATACGTCGACGTCGCGGTAGCTGCGTTTGAACGCGACCTTGCGGTCGTCGCGGAGCGAGTTGATGAAGTCGTTGGTGAATTCCTCGGTGGACACGTACTTGACGCGCATGCCGGGGAACAGCCGCTGCGCGTAATTGCCTGCGGCATGCAACAAGTGGGTCTTGCCCAGCCCGGACTCACCCCAGATGAACAGTGGGTTGTAGGCGCGGGCCGGCGCTTCCGCGATGGCCAGGGCCGCGGCATGCGCGAACCGATTGGAGGCGCCGATGACGAAAGTCTCGAAGGTGTAGCGCCGGTTGAGACTGGTCCCGCCGGCGGCAGCGGCCGCGTCGTTGCTGTGTGGACGCTCGGCGAAGTAGTTGGGCCAACTCTGCTCGACGCCGATCGGTTCACCGTTTTCGTCGGTCTCGTCGGCGTCACTTGACGCTTCTAGCCCGATGTCGTCGGTGAAGGTGTCCCCCTGCGGAAAGGGGGTGTCGTCGCCGTCCTCGGAAGGCGGAGCGATGCGGACTCCGAGTTGAATCTGTTGGCCGAGCCGGCGGCTGAGCGCATCGGTGATCGGAGTGCGCAGGTGTCGTTCGATCTCGTTCTGCACAAAACTGCTCGGCACCGACAAGAGGGCAAAGCCCTCGACGATCGTCAGCGGCTGAACAAGATTCAGCCATGCGCGCTGCTGCGGAGTGAGTGGGGTGACAAGAGCCGTGCGATTACCGGCTACACCGTCCGTGTCGGAATCGCCGTTGAGTTCAGAGACGACCGCATTCCACACTGTCGTGAAACCAGAACCGGGGTCATCGGTCAACGACGCATCTCCCTGGTCCGACGTCGGGGTACAACGATGCTTGGCGACAAAGCAACTGTCCACATAGTTATACACAGGTGTGGACAGGATAGGCGTATGCGGGCCGCAACCTACCGGCGACGGCTCGCGATCCGCGGGCTGGAGACAACCCGAACTAGGTCGCCTGCACAGCGGGTAGATCCGCCATCATGCTTCGTTGTCGAGCGCCGCTTCAGTCTGAAACGGCATTGCCCGAAGCTAACAGTTTTCCGTGCGGCTGCCAACAGTTCTGTTGCATTCCAATCGCGTTCTTTAGGGTGTGTCGGGGCGTGCTGCGGCTTGTCGATGATGTCATGCCGATCGCCTGCCCCGGCAGCTGAGATTTCAACTCGGGTGTCATTGCCTTCGTTGGGACAGGCCAAGTTTGACCCAGCGAACGCTCGTCAGTACCCTCATACAGTCGCCCGAAAGTCGGCGATACGGCTGCGACCCAGGAGCTATTTACCCGGGGACCGCGCCGGCCAGCAGCGAGAACCACCTTTCGACCGAGTCACGAAGCAATCTAGTTGAGCCAAACGTGAGCGGCCGGATGACTGGGAAAAGCTTCTAGCGAGACAGAACGAGGAGAACGCCGTGGCCAAGGGCAAGCGGACTTTCCAGCCGAATAACCGGCGCCGAGCTCGTGTGCATGGCTTCCGCTTGCGCATGCGTACCCGGGCCGGTCGGGCCATCGTGTCCGGCCGGCGCCGCAAGGGCCGCCGCGCGCTATCTGCCTGATCTGATCAGACAGGCTTGCCGGCGGTGCTTCCCGCGCGCAACCGCATGAGGCGGTCACGGGAATTCGACGCGACAGTGAAGTACGGGATGCGCTCGGCGCAGCCCGATCTCGTCGTCCATGTGCGCCGCGGAGATGATGGCGAAGCAGGTCCGCGCGCCGGGCTGATCGTCTCCAAAGCGGTCGGTTCAGCCGTCGATCGTCACCGGGTCTCACGTCGGCTCCGCCATGCCATCCG encodes:
- the rpmH gene encoding 50S ribosomal protein L34; this translates as MAKGKRTFQPNNRRRARVHGFRLRMRTRAGRAIVSGRRRKGRRALSA
- the dnaA gene encoding chromosomal replication initiator protein DnaA: MTDDPGSGFTTVWNAVVSELNGDSDTDGVAGNRTALVTPLTPQQRAWLNLVQPLTIVEGFALLSVPSSFVQNEIERHLRTPITDALSRRLGQQIQLGVRIAPPSEDGDDTPFPQGDTFTDDIGLEASSDADETDENGEPIGVEQSWPNYFAERPHSNDAAAAAGGTSLNRRYTFETFVIGASNRFAHAAALAIAEAPARAYNPLFIWGESGLGKTHLLHAAGNYAQRLFPGMRVKYVSTEEFTNDFINSLRDDRKVAFKRSYRDVDVLLVDDIQFIEGKEGIQEEFFHTFNTLHNANKQIVISSDRPPKQLATLEDRLRTRFEWGLITDVQPPELETRIAILRKKAQMERLAVPDDVLELIASSIERNIRELEGALIRVTAFASLNKTPIDKSLAEIVLRDLIADASTMQISAATIMAATAEYFDTTVEELRGPGKTRALAQSRQIAMYLCRELTDLSLPKIGQAFGRDHTTVMYAQRKILSEMAERREVFDHVKELTTRIRQRSKR
- the rnpA gene encoding ribonuclease P protein component produces the protein MLPARNRMRRSREFDATVKYGMRSAQPDLVVHVRRGDDGEAGPRAGLIVSKAVGSAVDRHRVSRRLRHAIRGMLSDLHQRDHVVIRALPSSAQVSSARLEQELRRGLRRAFERAGTDR